In Myxococcus stipitatus, the genomic window CGGGTGCTCGGCGTGCATGCGGCCGGGGACGTAGATGCCGGCGTCGAAGTCGAAGAAGTTCCCGGGCGCCGTCACCAGCGACATCACGGGCAGCGTGTAGGCCGCGCGTCCCACCAGATAGGTCCGGGTCTGGATGGGGCCCACGGGCGTGTCGCCCTCGAACTGTCGGAAGCGCACCACCGTCGCGAGGGTGACCTCTCCCTCGGGAGGCTGCCAGCGCCACAGCGCCGGTGACTCCTCGGGGTTGGTGGGGATGTGGCTGAGCGGCGCGGAGTCGCCCTTGCGGCCCAGCAGGACCAGGGGCCCGGCATAGACGGGGGAGGCGCGGGTGGGAGGGGAGCCGTCCAGCGTGTAGTGCGTCGTCCCGGTCTGGGGGATGGGCAGCGAGAGCAGGGTGGGGCGGTTGTAGAGGTTCGCGTCGTCGACGGCGGAGCGCCGCTGGAAGTCGACGCGGGCCCGCGCCTGGGCGCCCGTGCTGTCGTGGGCGACGACCCGCAGGGAGTGGCTGTTCTCGTTGGGCGTCCAGGAGAGGGTCCAGGTGTTCGAGGAGATGCGCGCCTCGCCGATGAGCCGCGTGCCCTCGAACACCTCGACGCGGGTGAAGGGCGCGTCACCCTCCAGGGTTCCGCGCAGCAGGTGTCGGGTGTTGTCCATCGACTGGAGGGTGACGGTGGGCGCGGTCGTGGCCTGTCGTGGGGGCGGGACGGGCGCGTGGGCGTGTGCGGAGGGCGCGAAGGCGGAGCAGGCGAGCAGGGTTGCGAGCGCCAGGGGGAGGGGCGTTTTCAGGTGCGTGCCGGGCATGGCTGCGATTGATGGGCATGCGCGCGGGACGAAGCGGACGTTGCCGTGGCCGGGTGAACGGCGCGGCGGCGCGGCTTGCGCGGAGGCGACAGCGGTATTGGACTTCGCGGACGCTGGGCGGGCGACGGGCATCTACAGCGTGACGAGGCCCATCCGCGCGGCGCGGACGACGGCCTCCGTGCGGCGCTGGACACCCAGCTTGGAGAGCACCGCGTTGACGTGGAACTTGGCCGTGTGGTCGCTGATGGAGAGCCGGTCCGCGATGGCCTTGTTCGACAGGCCCTCCGCGAGCAGGGCCAGCACCTCGCGCTCCCGGGGCGTCAGGGCGTCCGGGCCCAGGCTGCCCGCGCGAGCGGAGGACCCCGCGCGGACGGGCGCGCGCGACTCCGCGAGCCCGGGCTCGTAGACGACGAGGCCCCGGGAGACGGCCATGAGCGCCGCGACGAGCGGCGCGGGGGCCACGTCGCGGAACAGCAGTCCTCGCGCCCCCGCCGCGACGGCCTGCTCCCCCACGCTCTCGTCCGTCACCAGCGCGAGCAGGGGCGCGCCCAGCTCCGGCGCCTCCAGCCGGGCCTCCGGGTCCGGAGGGCGCAGGCCGGTGTCCCAGAGCACCACGTCCGGCGCCTCGCCGCGCGAGGACTCCAGCTCGTCCCGAGTCCCCGCGGCGACCACCAGCAGCTCGGCCCCCTGCTCTCCCAGCACCCGGGAGAGCGCTCCCCGGGCGAGCGGATCCTCCGCGACGAGCATCAGGCGAAGGGGGGCGAGGGAGGTGTCCAACACGAGACCTCTTCCATAACCAGCCACGTCCCCTGGCGCTCGCGGGGGTGGTGAATCCCTGGCGCGAGCGGGCGGGCGTGGCTGTTAGCGTGTGCGCGGAGAGGTCATGTCCGGACCGCTCGCCGTCCATGAAGAAGTCTGAAGGAGGCCTCGAGGCATGAAGGGTCGACGTCCCTGGCGCGAGGGGAAGCGCGCGCGCCTGGCGCTCCTGGTGGGCTGCCTGTTGTTCGCCACGAGCCTCCAGGCCGCGCCGCCGCCGTCCTACGCGAAGCTCGGCGACGAGGTGGTCGCGTTCGTGCGCACCCGGTTCTACGACGCGGAGCGCGGCGAGGCGTGGGCCACGAGGCACCAGGACTACGGCGACGCGGCCACCAGCGCCGAGGACTTCGAGCGGCGCACCACCGAGGCGCTCGCGGAGCTGAAGGCGTCGCACACCGCCTACCTTCCGCGCGGCAGCGAGGGCCACGCGGCCCTCTCAGCCATCTTCCAGCGCTACCTGAAGCTCGCGCGCGTCGAGGCGCCCTCCATCGGCGCCGACATCCAGCGGACCCCCGAGGGCTTCTTCCTCCGCCACGTCTTCGTCGGCGGCCCCGCCGCGAAGGGGGGCCTGCTGCGCGGAGACCGGCTATTGTCCGTGGAGGGCAGGCCCTTCGTGTCGCTCGCCGCCCTCGCGCCACGCGTGGGCAAGCCCACCCGCTTCACCGTCGAGCGCACCCGGGGTGGCGAACCCCTCGTCCTCACCGTCACGCCGCGCCGCGTGAATCCGAAGACGGAGTGGCTGGAGAACCAGCAGGCCAGCTCC contains:
- a CDS encoding LuxR C-terminal-related transcriptional regulator, which encodes MLDTSLAPLRLMLVAEDPLARGALSRVLGEQGAELLVVAAGTRDELESSRGEAPDVVLWDTGLRPPDPEARLEAPELGAPLLALVTDESVGEQAVAAGARGLLFRDVAPAPLVAALMAVSRGLVVYEPGLAESRAPVRAGSSARAGSLGPDALTPREREVLALLAEGLSNKAIADRLSISDHTAKFHVNAVLSKLGVQRRTEAVVRAARMGLVTL
- a CDS encoding S41 family peptidase: MKGRRPWREGKRARLALLVGCLLFATSLQAAPPPSYAKLGDEVVAFVRTRFYDAERGEAWATRHQDYGDAATSAEDFERRTTEALAELKASHTAYLPRGSEGHAALSAIFQRYLKLARVEAPSIGADIQRTPEGFFLRHVFVGGPAAKGGLLRGDRLLSVEGRPFVSLAALAPRVGKPTRFTVERTRGGEPLVLTVTPRRVNPKTEWLENQQASSRVVERDGRRVAYQQLYSCAGPEHQEKLEEGLQGDFAQADALVIDFRDGWGGCNPQFLNLFDRAVPVFTGIRRDGSRNTWTPTWRKPVVLLVNGNSRSGKELVAHAMKRHGLATLVGERTAGAVLAGTPLRLSNGDLLYLAVEDIEVDGARLEGRGVPVDVEVVDTLPFAAGKDAQLDKALEVAAKAAAAP